A single window of Metallosphaera hakonensis JCM 8857 = DSM 7519 DNA harbors:
- a CDS encoding cbb3-type cytochrome c oxidase subunit I, which yields MASKEEVRRQDREKLSEWSRQYQEVQEREAKRNLFMKVLYSEDYKIIAIKLVFAAVMFLFIGGAFALFLRGQAGLSSTGTPVVLDPAYYFQAMTNHVMDMIFGAAFNTVFGVAFYMIPAMNGSRLVKWPKVANTGFWLSILALFIMNLGGIKNQYLFTFLNPLQASPTWYIGYGLMVVGEWLEMASVLGTSFLGRVPGRLVPTAIGFIVMDMIMMALANISVFIADMWSLFSPIGGLNIYLFGIPNAEVWKGLFWFADHPLVYFAPYTLTGATIAITPLYARRPMYSVRFTRWLIPVLFVLGSSVYVHHIVDDPWPLILRDIFAQTSTALIAVPFAALWLLFFITLGDPRKLKWDPGFAFIYAAAVWNIIGGIQAEPTNPTPALDPTIHNTGWIFGHFHIMLAIYSVGGLLGALYVVGPDLFGKQWYSVKLGWLHFWGWQAGMGLFAIASSEGGFFGLIRREVAWAGFYEVYYQLLLIGGWLAGFATIIFAYNLILTLLYGEKTPKTDVPMWAVQTIALERYGMRREGYKEEELPVMLPADGMIRVEENGGISNGTPIGTRAASDLNSLPSSSPGVKADMGKS from the coding sequence ATGGCATCCAAAGAAGAAGTCCGAAGGCAAGATAGAGAAAAACTTTCGGAATGGTCAAGGCAATATCAAGAGGTTCAGGAAAGGGAGGCAAAAAGAAACCTTTTCATGAAGGTGCTTTATTCTGAGGATTATAAGATTATTGCAATAAAATTAGTGTTTGCTGCCGTAATGTTCCTCTTCATAGGAGGAGCCTTTGCCCTCTTCCTGAGGGGACAGGCAGGGCTTAGCAGCACTGGTACGCCAGTAGTTCTAGATCCTGCGTACTACTTCCAGGCGATGACCAACCACGTTATGGACATGATATTCGGTGCGGCATTCAATACTGTTTTCGGTGTTGCGTTCTATATGATCCCAGCTATGAATGGCTCCAGGTTGGTGAAATGGCCAAAGGTAGCGAACACTGGTTTCTGGCTTAGCATATTGGCCCTATTCATAATGAACCTGGGAGGAATAAAGAACCAATATCTATTCACTTTCTTGAATCCGTTACAAGCTTCACCGACTTGGTACATAGGTTACGGGCTAATGGTAGTTGGTGAATGGCTAGAAATGGCATCAGTACTAGGGACTTCCTTCCTTGGTAGAGTACCGGGAAGACTAGTACCAACTGCCATAGGCTTCATTGTGATGGACATGATAATGATGGCTCTGGCCAACATCTCGGTCTTCATTGCTGACATGTGGAGCCTGTTCTCCCCAATTGGCGGGCTTAACATCTACCTGTTCGGGATACCCAACGCGGAGGTTTGGAAGGGACTGTTCTGGTTCGCGGACCATCCGCTGGTATACTTCGCCCCTTACACTCTCACTGGAGCAACGATCGCCATAACTCCACTTTACGCTAGGAGACCCATGTACAGCGTTAGGTTTACGAGATGGCTGATACCAGTGCTCTTCGTACTTGGTTCCAGCGTCTACGTGCACCACATAGTTGACGATCCTTGGCCGCTGATTCTTAGGGACATATTCGCCCAGACCAGCACGGCCCTAATCGCCGTACCTTTCGCAGCACTCTGGTTACTCTTCTTCATTACGCTTGGGGATCCTAGGAAGTTGAAGTGGGACCCTGGGTTCGCCTTCATCTACGCAGCTGCAGTCTGGAACATCATAGGCGGTATACAGGCTGAGCCGACCAACCCGACCCCAGCCCTCGATCCGACCATCCACAACACGGGTTGGATATTCGGTCACTTCCACATAATGCTGGCGATATACTCCGTAGGTGGACTATTGGGCGCGCTTTACGTCGTCGGGCCGGATCTGTTCGGGAAGCAATGGTACAGCGTTAAGCTGGGTTGGTTGCATTTCTGGGGCTGGCAGGCGGGAATGGGGCTCTTCGCGATCGCTTCCAGCGAAGGAGGTTTCTTCGGCCTAATCAGGAGGGAAGTGGCCTGGGCCGGGTTCTACGAGGTCTACTACCAGCTACTGTTGATAGGAGGTTGGCTGGCGGGATTTGCGACGATTATATTCGCGTACAACCTGATATTGACACTACTGTATGGTGAGAAAACCCCGAAGACTGATGTTCCCATGTGGGCCGTCCAAACTATAGCCCTAGAGAGATACGGCATGAGAAGAGAGGGTTACAAGGAGGAGGAGTTACCTGTTATGTTACCAGCTGACGGAATGATTAGAGTGGAGGAAAACGGAGGGATATCAAACGGGACACCTATAGGCACTAGGGCTGCAAGTGATCTAAATAGTCTCCCGAGTAGTAGTCCTGGAGTAAAAGCCGATATGGGTAAAAGCTAA